A stretch of the Ptiloglossa arizonensis isolate GNS036 chromosome 1, iyPtiAriz1_principal, whole genome shotgun sequence genome encodes the following:
- the LOC143150288 gene encoding cytochrome c oxidase assembly factor 6 homolog: MSFPSKDERTKCWNYRDEYWKCLDDGKSDLECKKFREQYEKFCPALWVKHFDRKREYLKFKEQIEQGGTCSLDGSKIEKPDAPAQVSTKATFDFQTTNTNSYD, encoded by the exons atGTCTTTTCCAAGTAAAGATGAACGTACAAAATGTTGGAACTATAGGGATGAATATTGGAAATGTCTTGATGATGGTAAATCAGATTTAGAATGTAAGAAATTTAGAGAACAATATGAAAAGTTTTGTCCTGCATTATGG GTAAAACACTTTGATCGTAAGCGAGAGTACTTGAAATTCAAAGAGCAAATAGAGCAAGGGGG GACATGTAGCCTTGATGGAAGTAAAATAGAAAAGCCTGATGCACCGGCACAAGTTTCTACAAAAGCTACTTTTGATTTTCAAACAACAAATACCAATTCATACGATTAG
- the Membrin gene encoding Golgi SNAP receptor complex member 2, with translation METLYHQTNKLLQETQHLFSQLEKKSSNLDIKEVENTIESKINLINSNCERLDVLCLKGPIFQRQNAKMRVDQLKYDSRHLAAALNTWRNKIIRKQREEAEREALLSTTFTPNDHVDIMIDHNMQHNSSLQNAIHGVDDLLQSGSTILDNLRTQKISLKGAHKRLIDIGNTLGLSNTTMRLIEKRAKQDGFLLVGGMIFTCIVMMLVIIYLR, from the exons ATGGAAACGTTGTATCATCAGACAAACAAATTACTTCAGGAAACCCAACATCTTTTCTCACAACTTGAGAAAAAATCATCTAACCTAGACATTAAGGAAGTAGAAAATACCATAGAATCAAAAATAAACCTTATCAATAG TAATTGTGAAAGGTTAGATGTACTCTGCCTGAAAGGTCCTATATTTCAAAGGCAGAATGCTAAGATGCGAGTTGACCAATTGAAATATGATAGCCGCCACCTTGCAGCTGCCTTAAATACTTggcgtaataaaattataagaaaGCAAAGAGAGGAAGCTGAAAGAGAAGCATTGTTGTCTACAACATTTACTCCAAATGATCATGTTGATATTATGATAGATCATAATATGCAACATAATTCCAGTTTACAAAATGCAATTCATGGAGTGGATGATCTTCTTCAAAGTGGAAGCACTATTTTAGATAATTTAAGAACCCAAAAAATATCTTTAAAAGGGGCTCATAAGCGCTTAATAGATATTGGAAATACATTAGGCCTTTCAAACACCACAATGAGACTAATCGAGAAAAGAGCAAAGCAAGACGGATTTCTTTTAGTTGGTGGAATGATATTTACATGTATTGTTATGATGTTAGTTATAATTTACCTTAGATAG